The genomic window ACCTTTACGCTGTATTCTTTTGACTTTTACTTCGGCTACGCTCAGTACAAGTGACTTTTGACTTCCGCCTTGCGGTACTAGTTCCTATTTTAGTGACGAGTGTAGGAACGCTCAAAGTGAGTTTTGAGTGTCTGAGCCATAGCGGACATTACAACTGCTGCTATAGAAACCGATAATGCAGCTATAAGGCGGAGCTTATTGGTATTACAAGTGGCAATCATCATCACCCATCTTTGTTACCAAAAATGGCAAATATTCTTGCCATCAATATATTGGCAAAGCTGGTAGCCCAGCTTTATTGAAGGTAGTTGAGATGATGAATCGGACAAAAATAGAAGCATTAAACCAAGTATTTCATATATTAGAGCTAGGACTTTCTGACCTAGTTGAAGAAGCTGCAAGATATCAAAAATAATCAAATATTTGATTAGAGTTAACATCTATATTATTCCGAGCTTAGTTAGCGTATAACATACGCTAACTAAGCTTTCTTTCCCACACCTTTTTTCGTTCACCCGTTCTTAATTATTGAATTCAATCACTCTAACTCTTGCTATATCTACTTTCTACACTTTCACTCTTTTTTTAAGAAAGATGTGACTAATGCATAGGTTTAGCAAATCGAAGCGGTAGGTTCAGGGGATCAGGACAATCCGGCCACCCAGGTCACCCTTGACGAGCAGCCGATGTGCCTTTGCTGCCTCAGCCAGCGGCAAGGTGCGGGCCACCTTCACGTCAAAGGCACCGGCCTGCGCCAATGCCGTCATTCGTAGCCGAGCAGCGTCACGGATGGCAATGCCAGGGTTGTCCTGCCCTGGAAGTGAAGCACCGCCGATCGTCTGGATGCCAGTCTCTTTCGCCCGGTCGAAGGCGGCGGCGACGATGGTGGCGATCCGCGAGTGGTCCTTCACGAGGGCAAGCGAGACGTCGATCGCCTCATCCGTACCGACGAGGTCGATTGCCGCGTCGATGCCGTTCGGTGCGGCTTCCACCACGCGCTCCTTCAACCCGTCCCCATACTTGATCGGCTGTGCGCCGTAACCGCGTAGCATCTCAAAGTTTTTGGTGCTGGCTGTACCGATGATTTTGATGCCATCTAGCACCGCAAGTTGCACCACGGACAGCCCTGCCCCACCGGCCGCACCGTGGACGAGTACGGTCTGTCCCGGTCGAGCGCGCACGGCGGCAAGCGCGTGGGCAGCGGTGGTACCATCCAGCATTATCGCGCTGGCCTGCTCCCACGACAGCTTAGTCGGCTTCGGCACGACGTCCGACGCGGAAACAGTGATTGTGTCGGCGTAGGCACCGGTGATTCGATACGCGATCACCTCATCGCCCGTTACGATTGGGCCAGCCGGTCCCATTGCCTCCGCACCAACTGCTGTCACCACACCAGCCGCCTCGACGCCGAGCCGCAACGGGAAGGTGGGGGTGCTCTGCCCACTGCTCACCGTGTAGGACGGGTCAGCGTAGCGCTTGTAGTCGGTGTGGTTCACGCCGACAGCACGAACCTGGATTGTGACCTCGCCCCGTCCGGGCGAACGAGATTTGGTAGGCACAGCCTTGAGCACGTCCGGACTGCCGAACTCAGTGGCGACGATCTCCAGGGTCACTGATAGATTTGTCATAGTGCTATCCTCAATTTGAGTCAAAAATTATTGATTACTTTACTCAGCTTCATCTTGGAATTCAAGCTATTATTGTAGATTTTTCCTCACTCATCACTCGTCATTTAAATCCAGGATTGACGGCATTGATTCGTATGCCCTGTTTGGCATAGTTAAGCGCCGCCGATCGCGTCCAGATCGGCAATTATTTGCGGTGGAAGTTGCAAATCTGCGGCTTTGAGATTCTCGTGCAGATGCTCAACCGATGAGGTTCCCGGAATCAGCAAGATGTTGGAAGAGCGCTGCAACAGCCACGCCAGCGCAACCTGCATCTTGGTGGCTCCGACCGACACCGCCACCGTGTCCAGCGTCGAAGACTGAAGCGGGTTGAAGCCGCCGAGCGGAAAGAACGGCACGTAGGCGATGCCCTTAAGCGCCAGATCGCCGACTAGCGCCTCGTCGTCGCGGTGGGCGAGGTTATACTGGTTCTGCACACAGACCACAGGCGCGATCGCGCGCGCTTCCTCGACCTGCGCCGCCGTCACATTGCTAAGTCCCAGGTGCCGGATCAGCCCCTGCTGCTGCATCTCGGCGAGCGCGGTGAATTGCTCTGCGATCGACCCCTCGCTCGGTCCCTCCCCCCACCGGCGCAGGTTGACGACATCAAGCACGTCAACGCCCAGGTTGCTCAGGTTGTCGTGCACCGCTTGGCGAAGCTCGGTCGGACTCTGCGCTGGATTCCACGATGCGTCCGCGCCGCGCACTGCGCCCACCTTGGTGACAATCGTCAGACCTTCGGGGTAGGGGTGAAGCGCCTGCCGAATGATTTGGTTGGTGATGTGCGGACCGTAGAAGTCGCTGGTGTCGATGTGATTGATTCCGAGTGCGATCGCTTCGCGCACAACGGCAACGGCAGCATCCACGTCGCGCGGCGGTCCCCAAACACCTGATCCAGCAAGCTGCATCGCACCATAGCCTATCCGCTTCAGAGTCACAGAAGTGCCTGCAAACGTGAAACTACCGCCAAGGTTCACTTGAGCAATCATGTTTTTGTTCCTCCTAAATGTTTATCGGTTTCTGAAGAAATCAATGACTTGCAGTGGTAATGGCCGCCTTCAACTGCTCCATGTTCCAGCAATCAGTATAGCGAACTCCATTAATAAACTAAAACATCGGCATACTCCACAAGATAGCCGTTTCCCAAAGCTTTTTGATAGGTAAATAGCAGATCGTGCATCAGCCAAAATTGACCCTGCGCTGCTGCTGCTTCCACCACTTCCGCTGCCTTTTGTGCTTGAGGATAGATTGAACTCTGAATGAAGTGAGGAAAGACTACACACACCTGATTCTCCTGGGAAAACAGTAGATCAATATGTTGCTGAACTGCTTAAATCAATCGATACACTTACCCAGACTGAAGACACTGGTAATTTCCATATTTCACAAGCACGACTGGAGCATTAAGTTTTCCCTGGTAGCGATCGCGCGGTCAAGATGTCACTTTCGCTGATGATCACGGCTACGGAGCTAAAAGTTTTCAATGACTACAGGTTCGACTGATTCAGCAATTTCAAAGTCGAAAATTCGTGAGTAAAAGTAGAGTTCTGCTGACAAAGAACGTTTGATATTTGGGGCTTTGCGGAAGCCATGTTCTTCAGCCTCAAAAGGAAGATAAGCCACAGGTACACCTTTAGTTCGCAGTGCTGTAACCATTGCTTCAGTTTGGTTGGGCGGAACCACTCGATCTTCTAATCCTTGGAAAAAAATCACTGGACAGGCTAGACGATCACTAAAGTTAATTGGCGATCGCTGTTGATAAATCTGACGCTGTTGTGGGTAAGCGCCAACCAGACGATCCAAGTACCGCGATTCAAATTTATGTGTATCCCGGACTAAAGCTTCCAAGTCGCTGACACCAAAATAGCTGGCTCCTGCTTTAAAAGTATCTCGGAAAGTCAAGGCACAAAGCGTTGTGTAACCACCTGCACTACCACCAGAAATTGCCAGGCGATCGCCGTCTACATCTCCCCGTTCCACCAAGTAACGCGCACCAAAAACACAATCATCTACATCTACAATTCCCCACTGTCCATCAAGTCGTTGCCGATACTCCCGCCCGTAACCTGTACTACCACCATAATTTACATCCAGAACCGCTATACCTCGGCTAGTCCAATACTGAACGCTAAAACTGAGGCTACTAGAAGTTGCTGCGGTGGGCCCACCGTGGCTTTTGACAATCAAAGGCGGTTTTTCGCCCGCAGGAGCAGTATAATCAAGGTTTTGAGGTGAGTAGAAAAGGGCGTGTGCTGTTTTGCCATCAGCTGTTTCGTACTCAATGGCTTCAGGGAGAGAAAGATAACCAGCATCAATAGTTACATCGCTGGAACGCCGTAGTACTTCCAGCTTTTTGGTTGTCAAATCCAGACGGATAATAGCTGCCAACTCAGTTGGAGAACTTCCGCGAAAAACCACCTGTTTAGAGGTGGCGTGGAGAGAACTAATGTCTGTGTAGGGCGTATTTATTGGTTCTAGTTGACCTGTTACTGTGTCAAGGCTAGCTAAATACCAAATACCTTGCTGGGTATAAGTACAAATAATCCGGTTAGCAGATTCAAAAGCATAAGTGGACATCCCAAAATTCCATTGCGGCTGACCAAACTCCGCTTTGATTTGAGTTAGCGCTTCTACATTTTCATCTTGCCAACGATATATATTCCACCAACCTGTACGGTCAGAAATAAAGTATAATTTGCCATCCGGCGACCACTCTGGCTGAAAGATAGATTCATCTAAATCGCCAGCAATTTTTTGAATATTTCCTAAACAACCATCTGCTTTTAATTCCCCAACCCATAGTTCAGTGCTATCCCAAGGCATATTAGGATGGTTCCAAGTCAGCCAAGCTAATCGTAAACCATCGGGACTAAGGCGAGGCGAAGCATAAAAGTCATTTCCAGATACTAATACTTGGATTTTGTGATCTCCGTCTAATTCCACGCCGACTAGAGTATTGATCGCCTCATTTGCAGCATCAGTGTGATCTTCGTACACGCAAATAATTCGGTTGTGTTGGCGGTCAAAAATACCATCTGCATAGCGTGTGGCTGCTGACGGGGTGATGGCTTGCGGCTGTGTATCAGTATCCTGACGATATAGGCGTTGGTCAATAAAGTTAGAAAAGTAAACACTGCCATCTACCACAAGAAAAGAACTGCCACCATATTCATGCACACGGGTACGCACGTTGAAGGGAGTAGGTGTGATATCAGAAATTTCACCATTTGCATCCCGGCGGACTACGACATTTCTACCTTGCTCTGACGGTCGCAGCTCGCTCCAGTAAATATCTTCGCCATCGAGAGCAATTTGTCCCAACCCAATTGTCCGTGCGGTAATTAAGTCTGTTGTGATGGGTGATCGCCAAGATCCGTAAGATACTACCTCTGGTTTAATCACGCTCTATTCTGCTCCCTGCTTCCAAGAATTATGCATTGTGTGTAGAGGCAAAACTCACGCACACCCACTTATACTAATTCATAATACTTGGTAATTATCACTCAACTGTAACTGCTAATTTTGTAACCGAAATATCTCAGAAATTAACAATGTAAATGTCCCTGAACGATCATATTTAGCAGTAAGGCGTTTATACTCATTTTCGGCAACCACTTTTCCGGCTACTATCTCAAACCCCTCTCCCACACGCAACTTTTTAGGAATATTCACAACGACACCATCGGGTAAGTAAAAAGTGTCATTCTTCCCATTAGTGGGATCTAAAATAATCTCGCGAATTTCTTCTGCATCTGAAACTTTTAAATCAGAGGTGATAGATTCTTTTGTGCCAATCCAACTTCCTGACAGACTGGTTATTTCCTTGCTTGTTCTGCTGTCAGGAAAACTATTTAAATGTTCGCGCAGATGTAGAATTTTCTCTAAATCACCATTCTCTGTATAAATACTACCTATGCTAGTATTCCAATCTTTATGCTTTAAAAATAACTCAACTGAGAAACTGCGTCCCGATTCCAGTTTTTTGGGAACCCAAGTACTGGAACCATAATCAACAAGAGCTAATGCCCTTTTAGATGGGTCTGCTGGATGCAATAATCCATCAGGCTGATTACAAGTTTCCTTCTCAATTTGCCATTGTTTTTCTAGCGTACTTCCGTCTGGTGAAGGGAACTGATTTGTGTGAGTAATTACCGTTTTATCGGCATTGGGACGCAAATTTCTGATACCTTGAGAAGACTTGATGACTTCTTTTTCTGGGGAGTAAACAGTCCATATACCATACATAGACTGGCCTTCTGTGGGGAGGTATCCAAATAATTTTTCCCAGTGTTGCTCTTGGAGATGCGTCATTTTTTTAAGTATAAGTAAATGTTGCAGCTTTGACCTCACAATACCTTTGCCAGAAACAAAGGTGTATCTAACTTTTTGCCGAAACAGCCCAAGACAAGCGTATGCTTGGCTGTTAAGCAAGTTGTCACCACTTCAGGAGCTATCACCCTGAATTTAGAAGCTGTCGTTACTAAAATCACGATTTTTTTCTTAAAGTCACGATTTTTTGCTTAAAATCACGATTTTTTTCTTAAAGTCGTGAGTTTTTTCTTAAAATCACGATTTTTTACAAGACTTGGAAGATAAAGAATATTACGCCATGTACGACTTGCTCTCAAACCTAACCCCCAACCCTACAAGGGTTGGGGAGCAAAAACCAAAGCCTCTCAGGAGTGGGGGAGAGGAATGGAAGCAAAGTTCCAAGAATAAGTTGCACATCGCGTAAGGTATTGACCTCAGTTACTCATTTTCGATCAGAACTGTAACAGCAGCGATCGCAATCAACATTTCGTCATTTTTATCGTTGAGTTCGGGAATCGCCCGCCCTTGAACTATCATCCCCCCAGATTCTACGGTGAGACTTTTCCGACCAAATGGTAGGACAGCTAATACCTCTTCTTCTCTAACTTGTTCTGGATATGGTACTGCTACCTGAACTTCTATAATCATTTCATTGGGGTGACTTAAACCTGCTACCTCCCAAACACCAGGTAAAGCATTGTGAGCGATCGCATTCCGTACTGCCCTAGATGCTGCTACTGTCGGTTCTTGTCCATGCTGATCTATTCCCATTCCCATCTCAATAATCAATCGTTTACGTGCCATTACTACCTTCGGTAAATCCTGCACCTTTCACTTTATCTTTCTTAGGCAATAAGTAAGCTGGCACAATAAAATCAAAATATGTGAAGAAAAGTAAACAAGACTCAAACCCCTTTTCCCCCTGCCCCCTGCCTTGTCCCAACGATAATTATTTACGCCAACCTACTTATCGCCGCCAAAATCGGTATCAAGATGTATTTTCAAGGGGATTTATCGTGTTGAATTTCTTTTTTTGATAATTATAATTTTTGCCTCCTGCCTCCTACCTCCTTCACAGCAGATGCTGCAAGCGACTTAGACGTTCTGAGTAACTTTTCATCACCTTTAAGGCAAACACAGGTGTTTCCTGAACGGCAAACAGGAACCCGTTCTCATCAAGGAAACCCAGTTTGCTATCCACCTTGGCAATAGCTGTGTAAGTTCTATTTTGGATTCCTATAAGTACCGCGATACCAAAAACTTCGCCTGTCTCAATGGTTTCTACAACTTTGCTATTGACTAATATATCCACCTCTCCTTCCAGAATGCCGTACATTTCATCTCCAGACTGTCCTTCTTCAAAGATGACTTGGCCTGCTGAAAACACTTTAGGGTCGGATTGTTTTTGAAAGATACTGACTGTTACTACAGGACTTAACATTAGAGCAACCCCAAAATTATTTGTTTTTAAACGAAACCTTTGGATAGGCAATACGATAACCCAGAAAAGTATACTACTTTCTGTTGATTAACTCTCAACCTCCTTTCCATTGTTCTCTCCTTCCCATGCTCCGCATGGGAAGGAGGAAAGCCTCATCAAGCTAGGTTTTTAGGACTTGTGTGTACACCGTAGCAAGCTTGCGAGAGGGACAGACAAGGAAGGGGAAGCTAAACACCCCGTAGCTTTGTCGGGGAGGGGCATTTGTAAGAGGTTCTTTAAGGATTATTGAATTGGTGTTCTAGGGAGTTGCCACAACTTGAAAGGGTCGCATCATATCGAAGTCTTCGTGTTCTAGGATGTGACAGTGCCAGAGATAATACCCCGGTTTGTCGAAGGTGGCAATAATGCGAACAACTTCACCTGGGTTAACAACTACGGTGTCTTTCCAACCTTTCTCATAAAGTGGTGGAGGCTCAGGATTGCCTATTAGGCCAGCATTTTGTAGAAATAGCTTAGTCTTACGAGGGTCTTTGATAATTGGGACTGCACTGCCAGCAAAATTCTGTCGATTTAGAATCAGAAAGGAAACCAAGTGCAAGTGAATTGGGTGTGGCTCTTGTGTTGTGTTGTATAATTCCCAAACTTCAGTTGTGCCGAGTTTTGGTTTCTCAGTAGTTGGCTCGTCATAGCGCAATGAGCCGTCTGCCAATGTACCTTGCTCTAGCAGCTTGCGACCGAATTCATCCTTATTCTCAAAAAGAACCAGTTGCCGAGTCAGTCCGGTTTGAGCAGGAGGTATTATCTTGTCAGGTAGCAAACGTGTTGTCAGTCCATCACTTTCATTGGTATCGACTGTAGCATTTGGAACATTTGAAAGTGGTTGCTCGACTGCAATCTTCATTATCTGACCTGTAAGCTCGGAATCGGCTTTATCATCAAAGTTCCTGATGATGAACTCTTTTCCCGAATCGCCAGTGAAGTCAACAATCACATCAGCGCGTTCACCTGGAGCAAGAACTAAATTTTCAAGCACGACTGGTTTTTCTAATAAGCCTTGCTCGGTGCCGATTTCGTAAAACTTTTCCTTTGAGTCGTTGAAATTTAAGTTGTAAAAACGCGAATTTGAACCGTTTGCCAAACGTAAACGGTACTTTCTCGGTTCGACCGCCAGCTTTGGCCATGCCATACCATTTACTAGGATGAAATCACCATAGAAATTGGGCACTACACTTGGATATAAAGTATCTGGATAATTTGAACCAGGTGGGTAATAAAGCTGACCCTTGGCAGTGAAATCCCGATCCTGGATGATGAGTTCTTTCTCGTGGTTACCACTGGGCAAAATGTTGCGATTGATCAGATTAATCTCGTTGTTATCCCTTAGTAGGTAGAAGCCTGCAAGACCAGCGTATACACTTAAACGATTGTTACTGAGAATGTGGTCGTGATACCAGAGTGTTGCTGCCCGCCTGTTGTCATTTGCATAACTGTAGTTCTTTTTAACCCAACTGGGTCCGGTTTGGGAAAAATCTTGTGTAAACCAAGCTTCGGAATATCCATCGCTAGTCCACTCAGTATGACCGCCATGTACATGCGTCACTGTAGGTACAAGCCCTTTTTGGAGAGCGTTTTCAAGCGATTTTGTAATGATGCTCTTGTCTACTGGGAAAATATGTCCGGTTTTTGGTAGTTTGTTGTCCCACAGCACTTCAATCGGTACGTCTTTTCGCGCCACGAATGTGGAACCTGGGTAAGTAACAGCCTTTTGCCCTTTTAAGCCATATCCCCAAACTGTTGTATTCAAGCGTGCATCATCGCCTGTACCATATATGCCATCTGCACCAGGACTGCTATATAATCCAAGCCATTGCTTAGTTTCTCTCATCTCTACATCGAAGTGACCACCCTTTGTAGCATCTATCCTTGCTGGAGACGGCAATGAATTGATGAACTTCGGTTGAGTTCTTGGATCTAGCCGCGAATCAGCAGCCATAGTTAAACTCAATTTGGAAAAGATGATTCCAGCCAGTAGTGTTACAATAAAGACAAAGGCGAGATACAGTTTGAAGTTTCGCCTCCACTTACTCAGCAACAACTTGCTAGTCATAATTAATCTACTCCTTTAAAAATTCTTATTGATAGTAAGCTAGTGGATATCCAATTAAAAAATGCTGCTCCTGCCTTTTTGCTAGGAATGATTTTACCTCTACTTAAATAAAATTACGTGAATTTCACTTAAGTTACGTATAACTTAAGTGAAACTAAAAAAAAATGATTTATTTTTTGCAATACATGACTTTTTTTTTAGCTAAAACAAAAAGAAGCCTCTCACCTACCCGAAGGGAGGTGACGAGATGAATTTTTGGGCAATGACGAATTGACCTACAACCAATTCAATCCGCAGGATTGACAGGGCAGGGGGTCGATGAGGAATTGCCATTTTTAACTTCTAGTGAATCTATAAAATCTTCTATTACATGAGTCATGGTTTTATCGTTTTGAGCAGAGTATAGGCGTAGTTTATTTAATCTACGCTCTGATATCCTTAAATTTAATGCTTTGTTTTTCATGAATGCCTACACATTGTCTTTACGTTTATGTTATTCTATTTGTCGGTCGAAAAACAAAGGACAAAAATGATAATTTCATACCAATACAAAATTAAACCCACTGCATTGCAGTCAGAAAAAATTGATAAGACTTTGGAAATGCTACGTTGTCAATACAATTATCTGCTTGCTCAAAGGTTTGACTGGTATGAGCTTTGGGGTTGCCCTATCGATAGATGTCCTTTAATTTGTCACCTACCAAAGTTAAAGGAACAACCTAACTATTACAACCAGAAAGCATCCCTAACTCAGCTCAAAATAGATAGACCCTGGTACAAACAGATTCATTCTCAAGTTCTACAGGAAGTTCCCAAAAAAGTTGAACTGGCTTTTAATAGATGGTTAAAAGGTGATGTTAACGGTAAAAAATCTGGTAGACCTAGATTCAAAGGAGTTGGTCAATACAAAACATTTACATATTCCCAATTTAAGAGTCATCATTTTGTCAACAACAGAATAACGCTCTCAAAGATTGGGGATATTAAGGTGATTGTTCATCGTCCAATACCTGACGGATTTGATATCAAAACTGTATCTGTCACGAAGAAAGCAGATGGCTATTATGTCACCTTAAGCCTTGATGATAAAACAGTTCCAACTATTAAACCTGATTTTGACGCTAACAATATTGTAGGAATTGATGTTGGGCTGATAGATTTTTATGTTGCCTCTGACAATACCAGAATTGCTGCACCAAAACATCTAAGCAAGGCTGAACGTAAATTAAAGTCAGTACAGCGAAGGGTATCAAGACGTAAAAAGGGTTCTAATCGTCGCAAAAAAGCAATTATAAAATTAGGTAAACAACATAAAAAAGTTGCTGATACCCGCAAAGACTTTCATTTTAAGACTGCTAATAACCTACTCAAAAAGTATGATGTTGTCGCAGTAGAAAAATTGAATATCAAAGGACTCGCTAAAACAAAACTGGCTAAAAGTATCAATGACGCTGGTTGGGGACAATTTATAACCATACTTTCAAACAAAGCCGAAAACGCTGGTTTAAAAGTAATAGCTGTAAATCCAAACGGTACAAGCCAAGAATGCTCTAGCTGTGGACATAAAGTTAAAAAGCCATTATCTCAAAGGATGCACAATTGCCCTGTATGTCATACGAGTTTGTGCAGGGATCTGAATGCCTCTTTTAACATAAAGGCGCGTGGGACACACGCCCTCAAAGCTCAATTAATGTCCTCATAGAGGAGTCGTTGAGAAGCCCACACTCACCGTCGATAGGAGTGTGTGGAGTATGTCACGGAATGTTCTTCTAATCAAACGAAACCTTTGGATAGTTTTAGGCGAATCCAGAAAAATATACTACTTTCTGTTGATTAACTCTCAACCTCTGCAAAATTCCTGATTAGTTCCCTAATCGCCTAGAAGCGTTGCAGCTAACTAGCAAGGTTTGCCGAATTGAAGCGAGTGCCCTATCGCCGCCAAATCAATAGATTATGGCGGGAGCCTTCTCTCGGAAAAAGGTAAACCAGCATATTTTGGTTTTCATGCCATCTTCTATAATTGATAAAACCTGCACACCTAATTCTAGGCATGAGACTGTGACCGAACCAGGAAGTTACAAAGATACTGTAAACCTACCCAAGACTAACTTTGAGATGCGGGCGAACGCCATCAAGCGTGAGCCTGAAATCCAAAAATTTTGGGAAGAAAATAAAATTTACGATCGCCTCTCCAAAAATAACCCCGGCGAATTATTTATACTGCACGATGGGCCTCCCTACGCTAATGGCTTACTCCATATTGGTCATGCTTTAAATAAAATTCTCAAAGATATTATTAATCGCTACCAACTGCTAAAAGGGCGTAAAGTTCGCTACGTCCCTGGTTGGGATTGTCACGGCTTGCCAATTGAGTTGAAAGTTTTGCAGAACATGAAGTCAGCAGAACGGCAAAATTTGACGCCTTTACAACTGCGCTTAAAAGCGAAAGAATTTGCCCTAACTACGATAGATAACCAGTGTCAAAATTTTAAACGCTACGGTATTTGGGGTGATTGGGATAACCCTTATCTAACTCTGAAGCCGGAATATGAAGCGGCTCAAATTGGTGTATTTGGGCAGATGTTCTTAAAAGGCTACATTTATCGCGGTTTGAAGCCGGTTCACTGGAGTCCGAGTTCTAAAACCGCTTTGGCTGAAGCTGAGTTGGAATATCCAGAAGGTCACATTTCCCGCAGTATCTATGCAGCTTTTCCAGTTACAAGTTTGGCGTCAGCTGTAAAACCACTGTTGACGGAATATCTGTCAGATTTGGGTGTAGCTATCTGGACGACCACACCTTGGACAATTCCAGCGAATTTGGCTGTGGCGGTGAATGCGAATTTGAACTATGCAGTCGTGGAAGTTTCCCACCCAGAGGCAAAAGCGCAGAGTAATTTCAAATACCTCATCGTTGCTGCTGATTTAGTGGAACGTTTATCTTCGACATTGGGAGTTGAGTTAACTCTAAAAGCCACGTTTAAGGGGAATGATTTAGAACATACTACTTACCGTCATCCCCTATATGACCGTGAAAGTCCAATTGTTGTCGGCGGTGATTACATTACTACTGAGTCAGGTACTGGGTTAGTACATACTGCACCCGGTCATGGTCAAGAAGACTACATTGTTGGTCAGCGCTACGGTTTGCCTATCCTTGCACCAGTGGATGACAATGGCAATTTTACCGAAGAAGCGGGAGAATTTGCGGGGTTGAATGTGCTGGGTGATGGTAATCAGGCGGTAATTGATGCCTTAACAGTGGCTGGTTCCTTGTTGAAGGAAGAAGCATACCCTCACAAGTATCCCTATGATTGGCGGACGAAGAAGCCGACGATTTTCCGCGCGACTGAACAATGGTTTGCTTCTGTGGAAGGATTTAGAGAAGAAGCGCTAAAAGCGATCGCAACGGTAAAATGGATTCCAGCCCAAGGTGAAAATCGGATCACGCCAATGGTGGCAGAACGTCCCGATTGGTGTATCTCTCGTCAACGAAGTTGGGGTGTACCAATTCCCGTTTTCTACGAGGAAGAAACTGGGGAAGTACTGCTGAATGAAGAAATTATCAACCATGTCCAAGGAATCATCGCAGAAAAAGGTTCTGATGCTTGGTGGGAATTATCGGTTGAGGAGTTATTACCCCAATCCTATCGCCAAAATGGCAAGTCTTACCGCAAAGGTACAGACACAATGGATGTATGGTTTGATTCTGGCTCATCTTGGGCAGCTGTCGTCAACCAGCGTCCAGATTTACGCTACCCCGCTGATATGTATTTGGAAGGTTCCGACCAACATCGTGGCTGGTTCCAGTCAAGCTTGCTCACC from Nostoc sp. UHCC 0926 includes these protein-coding regions:
- a CDS encoding NADP-dependent oxidoreductase, translating into MTNLSVTLEIVATEFGSPDVLKAVPTKSRSPGRGEVTIQVRAVGVNHTDYKRYADPSYTVSSGQSTPTFPLRLGVEAAGVVTAVGAEAMGPAGPIVTGDEVIAYRITGAYADTITVSASDVVPKPTKLSWEQASAIMLDGTTAAHALAAVRARPGQTVLVHGAAGGAGLSVVQLAVLDGIKIIGTASTKNFEMLRGYGAQPIKYGDGLKERVVEAAPNGIDAAIDLVGTDEAIDVSLALVKDHSRIATIVAAAFDRAKETGIQTIGGASLPGQDNPGIAIRDAARLRMTALAQAGAFDVKVARTLPLAEAAKAHRLLVKGDLGGRIVLIP
- a CDS encoding aldo/keto reductase family oxidoreductase; amino-acid sequence: MIAQVNLGGSFTFAGTSVTLKRIGYGAMQLAGSGVWGPPRDVDAAVAVVREAIALGINHIDTSDFYGPHITNQIIRQALHPYPEGLTIVTKVGAVRGADASWNPAQSPTELRQAVHDNLSNLGVDVLDVVNLRRWGEGPSEGSIAEQFTALAEMQQQGLIRHLGLSNVTAAQVEEARAIAPVVCVQNQYNLAHRDDEALVGDLALKGIAYVPFFPLGGFNPLQSSTLDTVAVSVGATKMQVALAWLLQRSSNILLIPGTSSVEHLHENLKAADLQLPPQIIADLDAIGGA
- a CDS encoding S9 family peptidase; translation: MIKPEVVSYGSWRSPITTDLITARTIGLGQIALDGEDIYWSELRPSEQGRNVVVRRDANGEISDITPTPFNVRTRVHEYGGSSFLVVDGSVYFSNFIDQRLYRQDTDTQPQAITPSAATRYADGIFDRQHNRIICVYEDHTDAANEAINTLVGVELDGDHKIQVLVSGNDFYASPRLSPDGLRLAWLTWNHPNMPWDSTELWVGELKADGCLGNIQKIAGDLDESIFQPEWSPDGKLYFISDRTGWWNIYRWQDENVEALTQIKAEFGQPQWNFGMSTYAFESANRIICTYTQQGIWYLASLDTVTGQLEPINTPYTDISSLHATSKQVVFRGSSPTELAAIIRLDLTTKKLEVLRRSSDVTIDAGYLSLPEAIEYETADGKTAHALFYSPQNLDYTAPAGEKPPLIVKSHGGPTAATSSSLSFSVQYWTSRGIAVLDVNYGGSTGYGREYRQRLDGQWGIVDVDDCVFGARYLVERGDVDGDRLAISGGSAGGYTTLCALTFRDTFKAGASYFGVSDLEALVRDTHKFESRYLDRLVGAYPQQRQIYQQRSPINFSDRLACPVIFFQGLEDRVVPPNQTEAMVTALRTKGVPVAYLPFEAEEHGFRKAPNIKRSLSAELYFYSRIFDFEIAESVEPVVIENF
- a CDS encoding DUF3598 family protein; this translates as MLNSQAYACLGLFRQKVRYTFVSGKGIVRSKLQHLLILKKMTHLQEQHWEKLFGYLPTEGQSMYGIWTVYSPEKEVIKSSQGIRNLRPNADKTVITHTNQFPSPDGSTLEKQWQIEKETCNQPDGLLHPADPSKRALALVDYGSSTWVPKKLESGRSFSVELFLKHKDWNTSIGSIYTENGDLEKILHLREHLNSFPDSRTSKEITSLSGSWIGTKESITSDLKVSDAEEIREIILDPTNGKNDTFYLPDGVVVNIPKKLRVGEGFEIVAGKVVAENEYKRLTAKYDRSGTFTLLISEIFRLQN
- a CDS encoding Lin0512 family protein, producing the protein MARKRLIIEMGMGIDQHGQEPTVAASRAVRNAIAHNALPGVWEVAGLSHPNEMIIEVQVAVPYPEQVREEEVLAVLPFGRKSLTVESGGMIVQGRAIPELNDKNDEMLIAIAAVTVLIENE
- a CDS encoding Crp/Fnr family transcriptional regulator yields the protein MLSPVVTVSIFQKQSDPKVFSAGQVIFEEGQSGDEMYGILEGEVDILVNSKVVETIETGEVFGIAVLIGIQNRTYTAIAKVDSKLGFLDENGFLFAVQETPVFALKVMKSYSERLSRLQHLL